From one Dermacentor andersoni chromosome 1, qqDerAnde1_hic_scaffold, whole genome shotgun sequence genomic stretch:
- the LOC126545336 gene encoding uncharacterized protein: MVSALSLVTATVCICVVLCDDGHGIYKKFPPASFTIGFGHDHGLKIAHGGLKVGVGFGGGGGGGGIGLGLLHRVGGGGGYGGGGYGGGYGGGHGGGHGITIGLLGHGINFGHGGGHGGGYGGGYGGYGGGYGHGWW, translated from the exons ATGGTGTCCGCG CTAAGCCTTGTTACCGCTACTGTGTGCATCTGCGTCGTCCTGTGCGACGATGGCCACGGCATCTACAAGAAGTTCCCGCCGGCATCCTTTACTATCGGCTTCGGTCATGACCATGGTTTGAAGATCGCGCATGGCGGCCTCAAGGTCGGCGTGGGATTCGggggcggcggcggtggcggcggcatcGGCCTGGGTCTCCTGCACCGcgtgggcggcggcggcggctacgGTGGCGGCGGATACGGCGGCGGCTACGGTGGTGGTCATGGCGGTGGTCATGGCATTACCATCGGCCTCCTTGGCCACGGCATAAACTTCGGCCACGGTGGTGGCCACGGCGGAGGCTACGGTGGCGGCTATGGCGGTTATGGAGGAGGATACGGGCATGGCTGGTGGTAG